The Pyrus communis chromosome 2, drPyrComm1.1, whole genome shotgun sequence genome includes a window with the following:
- the LOC137726760 gene encoding putative germin-like protein 2-1 isoform X2 translates to MASQFLFFAFLAVTSSIALASDPSSLQDFCVADAMSSVLVNGRVCKDPKLVEANDFFFSGLHLAGNTSNAVGSRVTPVGVAQIGGLNALGISAARIDFAPWGLNPPHTHPRASEILTVLEGSLKVGFVTSNPENRLITKVLQKGDVFVFPVGLVHFQQNVGNCNAVALVALSSQNPGVITIANAVFGSNPDIPADILAKAFQVDTNAIYSLQSKF, encoded by the exons ATGGCCTCTCAGTTTCTATTTTTTGCATTCCTTGCGGTAACTTCTTCCATTGCTTTGGCATCGGATCCGAGTTCTCTTCAGGATTTCTGCGTTGCAGACGCAATGAGTTCAG TACTGGTTAATGGTCGTGTTTGCAAGGACCCTAAGCTTGTTGAAGCCAACGATTTCTTTTTCAGTGGGCTTCACCTAGCAGGCAACACATCAAACGCAGTTGGTTCACGTGTGACTCCCGTTGGTGTAGCCCAAATTGGAGGACTTAATGCCCTTGGCATCTCTGCTGCGCGTATTGATTTTGCCCCATGGGGTCTTAACCCTCCACATACACACCCTAGAGCTAGTGAAATTTTGACAGTCCTGGAAGGGAGCCTCAAAGTTGGTTTTGTCACCTCCAACCCTGAAAACCGCCTCATCACCAAGGTACTTCAGAAGGGTGATGTTTTTGTGTTCCCAGTAGGTCTTGTGCATTTCCAGCAGAATGTTGGAAATTGTAATGCAGTTGCCCTTGTAGCTCTCAGCAGCCAAAATCCAGGTGTCATTACCATTGCAAATGCAGTATTTGGATCAAATCCTGATATCCCTGCTGATATTCTTGCAAAGGCTTTCCAAGTGGATACGAACGCGATCTACAGTCTTCAGTCCAAGTTTTAG
- the LOC137724612 gene encoding putative germin-like protein 2-1 — MYAEFLFFAFLAVTFSVALASDPSSLEDFCVADATSSVLVNGRVCKDPKLVEANEFFFSGLHLASNTSNAVGSRVTSVGVAQIGGLNALGITTARIDFATWGLNPPHTHPRATEILTVLEGSLKVGFVTSNTENRLITKVLRKGDVFVFPVGLVHFQQNVGNGNAVALVALSSQNPGVITIANAVFGSNPDIPADILAKAFQMGTNAIYSLQSKF, encoded by the exons ATGTATGCAGAG TTCCTATTTTTCGCATTCCTTGCCGTCACTTTTTCCGTTGCTTTGGCATCGGACCCGAGTTCTCTTGAGGATTTCTGCGTGGCAGATGCAACGAGCTCAG TACTGGTTAATGGTCGTGTTTGCAAGGACCCTAAACTAGTTGAAGCCAAcgagttctttttcagtgggcTTCACCTAGCAAGCAACACATCAAACGCAGTTGGTTCACGTGTGACTTCTGTTGGTGTAGCTCAAATTGGAGGACTTAATGCCCTTGGCATCACCACTGCGCGTATTGATTTTGCCACATGGGGTCTTAACCCTCCACATACACACCCTAGAGCTACTGAGATTTTGACGGTCCTGGAAGGGAGCCTCAAAGTTGGTTTTGTCACCTCGAACACTGAAAACCGCCTCATCACCAAGGTACTTCGGAAGGGTGATGTTTTTGTGTTCCCAGTCGGTCTTGTGCATTTCCAGCAGAATGTTGGAAATGGTAATGCAGTTGCCCTTGTGGCTCTCAGCAGCCAAAATCCAGGTGTCATTACCATTGCAAATGCAGTATTTGGATCCAATCCTGATATCCCTGCTGATATTCTTGCAAAGGCTTTCCAAATGGGTACGAACGCGATCTATAGCCTTCAGTCCAAGTTCTAG
- the LOC137726760 gene encoding putative germin-like protein 2-1 isoform X1, producing MASQFLFFAFLAVTSSIALASDPSSLQDFCVADAMSSGILVNGRVCKDPKLVEANDFFFSGLHLAGNTSNAVGSRVTPVGVAQIGGLNALGISAARIDFAPWGLNPPHTHPRASEILTVLEGSLKVGFVTSNPENRLITKVLQKGDVFVFPVGLVHFQQNVGNCNAVALVALSSQNPGVITIANAVFGSNPDIPADILAKAFQVDTNAIYSLQSKF from the exons ATGGCCTCTCAGTTTCTATTTTTTGCATTCCTTGCGGTAACTTCTTCCATTGCTTTGGCATCGGATCCGAGTTCTCTTCAGGATTTCTGCGTTGCAGACGCAATGAGTTCAGGTA TACTGGTTAATGGTCGTGTTTGCAAGGACCCTAAGCTTGTTGAAGCCAACGATTTCTTTTTCAGTGGGCTTCACCTAGCAGGCAACACATCAAACGCAGTTGGTTCACGTGTGACTCCCGTTGGTGTAGCCCAAATTGGAGGACTTAATGCCCTTGGCATCTCTGCTGCGCGTATTGATTTTGCCCCATGGGGTCTTAACCCTCCACATACACACCCTAGAGCTAGTGAAATTTTGACAGTCCTGGAAGGGAGCCTCAAAGTTGGTTTTGTCACCTCCAACCCTGAAAACCGCCTCATCACCAAGGTACTTCAGAAGGGTGATGTTTTTGTGTTCCCAGTAGGTCTTGTGCATTTCCAGCAGAATGTTGGAAATTGTAATGCAGTTGCCCTTGTAGCTCTCAGCAGCCAAAATCCAGGTGTCATTACCATTGCAAATGCAGTATTTGGATCAAATCCTGATATCCCTGCTGATATTCTTGCAAAGGCTTTCCAAGTGGATACGAACGCGATCTACAGTCTTCAGTCCAAGTTTTAG